Part of the Anopheles gambiae chromosome 3, idAnoGambNW_F1_1, whole genome shotgun sequence genome is shown below.
GATTCAGCGCCATCAGTGTCAGGCAGATTAGCAAGCCAAGCTGTGCATGGCGGCTCGCTAGAAAATGAatgcaaaaagggaaagaaaacccCGCCCGTTTTAATATCCGTTTTGGTGAAAAAAGGCATAGAAAAGGATATTGGGAATTTTAACTGAAATCGCTCCACGATAGCACGGTTGCGTCCTTGGCGTGTACGCTCTGTAGCAGCTGAAGCTCACGGACGTACTCATCCTCCCCGATAGTGTCCTTTTCCGACCGGATGCCACGGAAGAAGCGCAATGAGCGTTCGGCAGCCTGGAACGATGGggtgttacaaaaaaaactcgatTAAGGAAGTCTTCTAGAGTAAAGCGGAGGAGAATTGATAAGCTTACCGCAAGCTTTTGCACCTTGGCTAAATGGGACGGAGTTTCGGGCAGGAAACAGAAGGTTGCGAGAAAAAACACTGGAATGCTGACGGAGACCCACGGGATGGTGTAATAATGCAGCAGTGCACCGGCAAGATATGCAAACTCCACGCCCAGACAACACGACAGGATGAGCAACGAGGACAGCGTACCTCGGTGACTGTtggaaagaaaagagagaaaaaaaacaatacaggcggtcccccaGATatacggtacctcttatacgcagATTCGGAAATACGCGGATTTCTAAATTTAACAGTTCTTTGaacaaattgaattgttttcacatatctaaaaccaccccctacttgcaaaattacactaaGATTAGTGATGTTTTGGCTGgcaattcgacttacgcggaaattcgagatacgcgatattttgcggccgttttcggtccccgttaaccgtgtatctcggagCCTGCTTGTATTTCAATGTTATCGGTTGTAACGAACGTATTTGAATTTGTCCTTACCTTGTGCAGGCTATTTCGGACACGTAGAGTGGGGTTACGACAAACTCAATACCACCCGCCAGCCCACCGAGAAAGCGAGCTCCCATCAGATAGCCGGGATGATTGGCCACGATGACCAGCACCCAGCACACGACCAACGGCAGTCCCGCTATCCAAGCCGTCCACTTGCGTCCGAGCCGGTCCACAATCGCACCACCGACGAGCGTACCGACAATCCCACCCAGACAGAGGGCGCCACCGATCCAGGACGCTTGCTGCAGCGTAATGGCTCCCGACTCCAGCAGCCTCTCATCACCGGCGGATGTCTGCAGCGTGGGCAGAGCGGACGAGGACCAGCCACTGATCATTCCATAGCTAACACCGAGTAGATTCACTGACCAGGAAGTAAAGAAATTAAGGAAGAACCAGCGGCACGATAAGTCTACGGACGCACTTTGTGTGGTGAGTAAATAACTGCTGGACACAGTTGTTTTCACTTATCATGGGCTTTAAATTACAGTGTGCTGAGGCGACCGTCGCCTAGCAACGGTATCATTTTGGTAAACAATTATGCTGGAAAAGCTGTCTTATTGTTGGTTGGGCGCACAAAAACGTACTTCCGGGCGTGTGGCAGCactaaataattaaaatgcaaatcaGCTTCGAATCTCGGGTCGAAAATCAAACTGCTTCAATCAACTGCAAGCTTCAACTTTGGAACTCACAAGATGCACACAAAAGCAACAGTGCATGATTATGCCTGTTtccggtatgtgtgtgtgtagttggaTCCATGTGCATGGCACAAACTAGAGACAGCTTGCAACACAGATTGCtactgtttgtgtgctttatGCAACTCCGGGTTCGTTTTCGAGATCTGCATCACCGATATTAAACGGAGCTTAAGTAGGCTAAAACCCGGTTTTCGTGAGCTCGTCAACACTCCAAATCGGTGCGATTTTCCCTCGCTGGTGATGCTTTTTGAAAGTAGTTGTGGcggtttttgacgtttcgaGCAAGGGTTTTTGCGAGGGatggccgccaaaaagctcgccttgCCCTGCGGGAAGCAAATTGGTTTATTTATACCTTCTTGCCAACAGCCCGAGCCCCGagcgaatgtgtgtgcgtttttttaaagttCACTTAGGTAACTAGGTAAAGAACAGGGTCGAAACATCCGAATCCAGAACTGCCGTTTGttaaaagcatatttttaatGGAATCTTTTGGCGTTGCACAAAACACTCAAAATCATAGTGTTTGGAGTGAAGTAAGCTTTCGGTtatg
Proteins encoded:
- the LOC3291583 gene encoding facilitated trehalose transporter Tret1 isoform X2 — protein: MGHVGVLRQYMATVLVNLLGVSYGMISGWSSSALPTLQTSAGDERLLESGAITLQQASWIGGALCLGGIVGTLVGGAIVDRLGRKWTAWIAGLPLVVCWVLVIVANHPGYLMGARFLGGLAGGIEFVVTPLYVSEIACTSHRGTLSSLLILSCCLGVEFAYLAGALLHYYTIPWVSVSIPVFFLATFCFLPETPSHLAKVQKLAAAERSLRFFRGIRSEKDTIGEDDEPPCTAWLANLPDTDGAESVLRLLLHDELCPVGICRVWLGAESIAQPVGHCGRVDSAHRVLRLHAASGPYRSKDPATHLVRWVDTRTECLCVVLLRSGARVRSNVVQLAAFGLLLRNRFHWHSRRRNDAVRCAGGNHATKDQRIRNHLMHGDELDVCIYCAEVLFNTQYCFWHVWVVAILCNLFPPGHVVCVVGNARN
- the LOC3291583 gene encoding facilitated trehalose transporter Tret1 isoform X1, with protein sequence MGHVGVLRQYMATVLVNLLGVSYGMISGWSSSALPTLQTSAGDERLLESGAITLQQASWIGGALCLGGIVGTLVGGAIVDRLGRKWTAWIAGLPLVVCWVLVIVANHPGYLMGARFLGGLAGGIEFVVTPLYVSEIACTSHRGTLSSLLILSCCLGVEFAYLAGALLHYYTIPWVSVSIPVFFLATFCFLPETPSHLAKVQKLAAAERSLRFFRGIRSEKDTIGEDEYVRELQLLQSVHAKDATVLSWSDFTSRHAQLGLLICLTLMALNQFCGCFYMMNYAQSVFAESGSVLNLSPSLSVIVVGLIQLIGCYVCTLLVDRIGRKILLLISSVGLTLGQSVFASYCYGQELGYDLTSFSWLPLVCFSVIVFIGTVGVGTMPFVVLAEIMPQKIKGFATTLCMVTNWTFAFIALKYFSTLSIVFGMYGLLLFFAICSLLGMLFVLLAMPETKGKTFHEIERIMEK